The following coding sequences lie in one Brachionichthys hirsutus isolate HB-005 chromosome 15, CSIRO-AGI_Bhir_v1, whole genome shotgun sequence genomic window:
- the LOC137904939 gene encoding transcriptional repressor p66-alpha-like, with translation MSEDAVRQTRSQKRALERDAAPQSTEPSNADSPNKKPKLDSAESATQVQSEPTPDRVPAEDGHAPTRDGPELKADQDQEEEEEERLPSPLALPLASRPVKDDEEETHRQQTVGPSLDNRTDCNDKDGNVWTDPAMDTKSRALTTEPTEPKVPGGGGVAASEVKATIKVEVQTGEQPVDMSTSRGIIKREKRPPSSEDDDDDDVIILSDNDSPSPPMNGLSHFKAVDTDLLMKSSPAERERIIKQLKEELRLEEAKLVLLKKLRQSQIQRDTLQKSSSQSGSSAPPPLIRGTITSNKGSQQLLPGRTSGTVIPPPLVRGGQHMLSKLGSQIMPPLVRGAQPMSVSPHQIQAIRQHQQQQQQQLATSGGSGPPPLLLGTRTSAPASQGQRGTLQSSFIRVGSSANMVASPSILKGSSSGIGGLSDSPASRQAAAKLALRKQLEKTLLEIPPPKPPAPEFNFLPSAANNEFIYLVGLEEVVQNLLDTVHRGKTGLPLTKTIVRDPFICTQCNTDFTSRWRQDKAKGGAVLCEHCMSSNQKKALKAEHTNRLKGAFVKALQQEQEIEQRIFQQASSPLSHSSSSSSSFKAEQLVSQQLKQAHARASSFQHHHQSSRASGVAQHHSIKQNYHGQLSHGVPSAGLRGIPHSFSSSSQLQNAVAAAALVSRPGKHASHVSHRSVQSSKVSSSGLNVGRNVSGGSASSTAWKKQSGNNSGVTMAYVNPSLSGHKTSAAIDARQREYLLDMIPSRSSISQTANTWK, from the exons ATGTCTGAGGACGCGGTCCGCCAGACACGCAGCCAGAAGAGGGCGCTGGAGAGGGATGCTGCTCCCCAGTCTACTGAACCCTCCAATGCTGACAGTCCAAATAAAAAGCCAAAATTGGACTCGGCTGAATCCGCAACACAGGTGCAATCTGAACCGACACCTGACCGCGTACCGGCCGAGGATGGCCACGCCCCAACCCGGGATGGACCGGAGCTCAAGGcggatcaggatcaggaggaggaggaggaggagcgattGCCCTCACCTTTAGCGCTACCTCTGGCCTCACGGCCGGTGAaggacgatgaagaggaaacCCACAGACAACAGACCGTTGGACCGAGCCTGGACAATCGGACTGACTGTAATGACAAAGACGGGAACGTTTGGACGGATCCGGCAATGGATACAAAGAGCCGAGCTCTCACGACGGAGCCGACGGAGCCGAAGGtgcccggcggcggcggggtGGCTGCAAGCGAGGTGAAGGCCACCATTAAAGTGGAAGTTCAGACAGGAGAGCAACCCGTGGACATGAGCACCTCCAGAGG AATTATAAAGAGAGAGAAGCGACCACCGTCctctgaagatgatgatgatgatgatgtcattatctTGTCAGACAACGACTCCCCGAGTCCACCGATGAACGGCTTAAGCCACTTTAAGGCGGTGGACACGGACCTCCTGATG AAGAGCAGCCCAGCAGAGAGGGAGCGCATCATtaagcagctgaaggaggaacTGAGACTGGAGGAGGCCAAGCTGGTGCTGCTGAAGAAGCTCCGACAGAGCCAGATTCAGAGGGACACGCTCCAGAAG TCCTCAAGCCAGTCCGGCTCCtcggcccctccccctctaATCCGAGGAACAATTACAAGCAATAAAGGCTCTCAGCAG CTTTTGCCAGGCAGGACTTCAGGCACcgttattcctcctcctctagtCAGAGGAGGGCAGCACATGTTGTCCAAACTTGGCTCCCAGATAATGCCGCCTCTGGTCAGAGGGGCACAG CCCATGTCTGTATCTCCACACCAGATCCAGGCCATCcgccagcatcagcagcagcagcagcagcagctggctaCCTCTGGGGGTTCAggacctcctcctctgctgctgggcACCCGGACCTCGGCTCCTGCTAGCCAGGGCCAAAGAGGCACGCTCCAGTCAAGCTTCATCCGAGTCGGCAGCAGCGCCAACATGGTG GCCTCGCCGTCCATTCTGAAGGGCTCTTCCTCAGGAATCGGCGGCTTGTCCGATTCTCCAGCCAGCCGCCAAGCTGCGGCTAAGCTTGCCCTGCGGAAACAACTGGAGAAGACCCTTCTTGAGATTCCTCCACCGAAGCCTCCAGCCCCAGAGTTTAACTTCCTGCCCTCTGCAGCCAACAATGAGTTCATCTACCTGGTGGGATTAGAAGAAGTTGTACAGAATCTACTGGATACCGTCCACAGAG GAAAGACGGGTCTGCCATTGACCAAGACGATTGTCAGGGACCCCTTCATCTGCACCCAATGCAACACTGACTTCACCTCCCGCTGGAGGCAAGACAAGGCAAAGGGCGGGGCAGTCCTCTGTGAGCACTGCATGTCATCCAATCAGAAGAAAGCTTTGAAAGCTGAGCATACCAACAGGCTGAAGGGTGCGTTCGTCAAAGCACTGCAACAAGAGCAGGAAATAGAGCAGCGCATCTTCCAGCAGGCGTCCTCGCCGCTCTCCCACAGCAGCTCCTCGTCTTCGTCGTTTAAAGCGGAGCAGCTGGTGTCTCAGCAGCTGAAGCAGGCTCACGCCAGGGCGTCCTCCTTCCAGCACCATCACCAGTCCAGCCGAGCATCCGGCGTCGCCCAGCATCACTCCATCAAGCAG AACTACCACGGCCAGCTGTCCCACGGTGTCCCGTCAGCGGGCTTGAGGGGCATCCCccactccttctcctcctcctcccagctgcAGAATGCGGTGGCGGCCGCAGCCTTGGTCAGCCGGCCAGGTAAGCATGCTTCCCATGTTTCCCACCGCTCTGTCCAGAGTTCAAAGGTCAGCAGCAGTGGACTCAACGTCGGCAGGAATGTCAGCGGAGGTAGTGCCTCGTCCACTGCATGGAAGAAGCAGAGCGGCAACAATTCAG GAGTCACTATGGCCTACGTGAACCCCAGCCTGAGCGGTCACAAGACGTCAGCCGCCATCGACGCTCGCCAGAGGGAGTACCTGCTGGACATGATCCCCTCTCGTTCATCAATCTCCCAGACTGCAAATACATGGAAATAA